The DNA region AGGACATCCACTCCCACAGCGCGGTCCGGGTGGTGTCGGTGAGCAGCGTGAAGGTGACGTCCTTCGGGCTCTGCAGCGTCGCGAGCTGCGCGACCACCCAGTTCGCCAGCCGGCGGGCGTCGTCGTCCGGACCGGCGATGCCGATCACGCCGCGCTCCGCCAGGCGGATCCGGACCGGCACGTCGGTCGCGTCCCACGCGACGGTCCGCTTGTGCGACAGCTGTTCCGGGTCCTCGATGGTCACCTCGGACCGCTGCGTCGCCGTGCCGACGCGGACGAGCAGGTGGTCGGGGTCGGTCCGGCGCCGCTCCCACAGGCGCGGCAGCGGCGTGACCGCCGTCTCGTAGACGGCAGCCGGGTCGGGGGCGCTCGCGATCCAGCGCGCCCGTTCGGACTGGAGGCTCTCGGTCGCGTCCGCCTCGATGCGCGCCTTGGTGTCCTCGTACTCCACGATCCGCTGGCGGTACGTCTTCTTGCCCTGACGGCGGCCCTGGAGGCCCGTGATGATCATCAGGATCGGCGACAGCAGGGCGATGAGCAGGTAGATCCAGCGACCGGTGGTCGACACGAACATCACGGCCATGCCCATCGGCGCCAGCGCCATCAGGATGGGCAACGCCCGCGCCGGGGGCTCGGTCGGCGGGGCCGGCAGCTGGTAGCGGGTGTGCTCGTCGGGCGGCAGGATGCGCGGCGGGCGGTTGTACTCGAGCGACATGCCGTCGTCGGCCAGGGACAGGTGCGCCCCACGGTCCGGCGCCCGACCGAAGCCGAGCAGGACCCCGCCGATCGCCAGCTGCGCGGTCTCCGGCCAGTCGGTCTCCTCGGTGACGGCAGCACCGTCGAGCACCGCCCCGGCGAAGCCGTTCGCCGGACGGACCTTCGCGCCGTCGGCCGTGACCGACACGAGCAGGGCGACCTCCGGTACGGTCTCGGCTCCGGTGGCCTCGGCCTCGACCTCGGCGGTGGTGCTCACCGGGATGCGCACCGTCGCGTTCGTCGCCGTACCGATCGTCACCGTGCCGGTGCCCACCCGCACGATGGTGCCGGCGTGCAGGCCCGAGACGATCCGGATCTCGGCGTCGGTCAGCGGACGGAGCGGCTGCGGCGGCACCTGCTCGAGGCTGCGGGCCACGACCACGCCCTCGCGCACACCGGACTCCGCGACCGTCGCGGACAGGTCGAGCGGTTGCTCCCCGACGAAGTACGCCGGGGTCCGTCCGGAGGCCACGACGTCCGTCGCGATGAGGCGTTCGGCCTCGGCGACGAGCTCGCCGACCGCACGGGTGTCGTCCCCGTCGACGTAGACGTTGGCGGTCTGACCGCTCTCGCGGTCGACCATCGTGAACGTGAAGGTCATGGGCATCCCCCGTAGCATTGACTACATGTCGCAGGACGATGGTAATGTCCCCTGCAACACGCCCCGTTGGGGGGACATGACGAAACTCCGGGGAAAGGGAGTCACACCGTGGCGAACATCAACGTCTCGTACGCAGACCTCGAGGCAGCAGCCTCCGACCTCAAGGCGGGTCAGGCGGACATCGAAGACCGTCTCTCCGCCCTGCAGCGCAAGATCCAGCAGCTCATCTCCGACGGCTACGTCACCGACAAGTCGTCCGTCGCGTTCGGCGAGTCCTACGACGAGTTCAACCGTGGCGTGACCCAGACCGTCCAGGGGCTCGAGGGCCTGTCGACGTTCCTGTCGAAGGCGTCGCAGACCCTGTCCGAGACGGACGAGTCGCTCGCTTCCGGCCTCAAGGGCTGACACCGTTGACGACCCCGTGTCCCGCGATCGCGTGGGGCACGGGGTCGACGCGGTTCCGGTGGTGGTGGCTGCCGGTTCGTGATCGGGGAGGGATTGTTCCGTGGCTTCGAGACTGCTCGTTGACCTGATGGGGCTCGGGGAGCTCCAGACCGACCTGTCGACCGTGCACAGCACGCTCGAACAGGCGCACAAGCGCGTCGACGCGTCCGACGACGAGATCGGCTCGGG from Curtobacterium sp. MCJR17_020 includes:
- a CDS encoding WXG100 family type VII secretion target, which codes for MANINVSYADLEAAASDLKAGQADIEDRLSALQRKIQQLISDGYVTDKSSVAFGESYDEFNRGVTQTVQGLEGLSTFLSKASQTLSETDESLASGLKG